The genomic window CGCTTCAATGATCCCTTTCGCTTTGTTTTGTCAGGATGACACGTTTAAAAGACATCGGCTTAGTAGTAGCCGATGTCTTTTCTTCTAGCGAAACGAATAAGCACTACATATTAAGTACATGCACAGATGCTGTTAACCAGCTAAGTTGGTCAAGTTCGAACGGTCCCATCTTGCTCATTTGCCTGCTTTACCACCTTATAGCAAGATAAGCCTAATTGCTCATCTATTTCTTTAAACAGCTGTTTCTCTTCTGCTTTTGACGGGACGACACGTTTAAAAGCTTGGTAAGCACTTTGGAGCACACGAGCATCTACGCCCTTTTCTTGGGTTTGTGCAATGAGATCAAAAAACTCCGCTACTACAACAATTTCTTCCTGACTCCATTCATAACGAATTGGAATATTCATTCTTTCTCACCCTTTCAATTTTTAATAGGCAAATCTGGATTCATTTGCTATACTCTTCTTGTTTGCGTAAATCAGAAACGCATACGTGCATAAGAAATGAGGTGTTCGTTTCATGGAACTTGATCAACAAAAAACGCCATTATTCACAGGGCTTAAACAATATGCAAGTAAAAACCCAACGCCATTTCACATTCCAGGTCATAAAAAAGGTCAGGGAATGGACCCTTCCTATCGGGAATTTATAGGTGACAATGCGTTGTCAATTGATTTAATTAATATAGCACCTCTTGATGACCTTCATCATCCACATGGCTTTATCCATGAAGCTCAGCAACTCGCTGCTCATGCTTTCGGTGCAGATTATACCTTTTTTTCTGTTCAAGGCACAAGCGGTGCGATTATGACGATGATTATGAGCGTATGCAAACCAGGAGACAAAATTATTGTTCCCCGTAACGTTCATAAATCCATTATGTCTGCCATTATTTTTTCTGGAGCGCTTCCGATTTTCGTTCACCCAGTAATCGATCGAACTCATGGCATTGCTCACGGTGTTACGACTGAATCCATTCAACGGGCGATTGAAGCCCACCCGGACGCTAAAGCCGTTCTCGTTATAAATCCAACCTATTATGGTTTTACATGTGATTTAAAAGAAATTGTAGCTATTGCTCATGCCGCTGCTATCCCAGTTCTTGTTGACGAAGCACATGGGGTTCATACTCATTTTTCCAAACAACTACCTATCAGTGCTATGGAATCAGGCGCTGACATGGCAGCAACGAGTGTTCATAAGCTTGGAGGGTCTCTGACACAGAGCTCCGTTTTAAATGTAAAATCTGGACTTGTCTCAGTTGATCATACCACTGCCATTATGAGCATGTTAACGACCACGTCCACATCTTATATCTTACTTGCCTCACTAGATGCTGCCCGTAAGCATCTAGCAATAGAAGGCGAAAAAGAACTTAAACGAGTCATTGCTTTAGCTCATTCTGCTCGTAAACAATTAAATGAAATAAACGGACTTCATTGCATTGGCGAAGAGTGTTTAACGTCCTCCGCTACGTTTGCCCATGATCCTACTAAGCTGTTCATTTCTTTAAATGAACTCTCGATTAGTGGCTACGAAGCGGAAGTGTGGTTACGGGACCGTTACGGTATTGAAGTAGAACTGTCCGATTTATACAATATTCTCTGCATTATCACGCTAGGCGATGATCAATCAAAAATTGATCTATTAATAAAAGCTATGACCGAACTTGCTGCGTCTTTTCGACAGACAGACAAACAATCCATTTCCTTGTCTGTAAAAGTTCCGGATATTCCAACTCTCGCCATTTCACCTCGTGATGCATTTTATTCACAAACGGAATTTGTTTCATTTGATCAATCAGCCGGGCGCATCATTGCGGAATTTATTATGGTTTATCCACCTGGGATTCCAATCCTTAGTCCAGGAGAATTAATCACGCAAGAAAATCTGGAGTACGTAAAAGAAAATATGGAAGCAGGCTTACCTGTACAA from Shouchella hunanensis includes these protein-coding regions:
- a CDS encoding aminotransferase class I/II-fold pyridoxal phosphate-dependent enzyme, with protein sequence MELDQQKTPLFTGLKQYASKNPTPFHIPGHKKGQGMDPSYREFIGDNALSIDLINIAPLDDLHHPHGFIHEAQQLAAHAFGADYTFFSVQGTSGAIMTMIMSVCKPGDKIIVPRNVHKSIMSAIIFSGALPIFVHPVIDRTHGIAHGVTTESIQRAIEAHPDAKAVLVINPTYYGFTCDLKEIVAIAHAAAIPVLVDEAHGVHTHFSKQLPISAMESGADMAATSVHKLGGSLTQSSVLNVKSGLVSVDHTTAIMSMLTTTSTSYILLASLDAARKHLAIEGEKELKRVIALAHSARKQLNEINGLHCIGEECLTSSATFAHDPTKLFISLNELSISGYEAEVWLRDRYGIEVELSDLYNILCIITLGDDQSKIDLLIKAMTELAASFRQTDKQSISLSVKVPDIPTLAISPRDAFYSQTEFVSFDQSAGRIIAEFIMVYPPGIPILSPGELITQENLEYVKENMEAGLPVQGPEDQTLAFLKVIKEQSAIQ
- a CDS encoding UPF0223 family protein yields the protein MNIPIRYEWSQEEIVVVAEFFDLIAQTQEKGVDARVLQSAYQAFKRVVPSKAEEKQLFKEIDEQLGLSCYKVVKQANEQDGTVRT